In Bacteroidales bacterium, the DNA window CGGTCATGACGAGAACATCACCCCTTTAGAAATCATTGAACAAGGACTTGCTACTAAAGAAGAATACGAACAACTCGAAGCTTATAGTTTAGAACTTTTTAAACTTGGCTCTAAAATGGCTCGTGAGCGTGGACTCATTTTAGTTGACACCAAATACGAATTTGGAAAAACCTCCGACGGTATTATTTTAATTGATGAAGTTCACACACCCGATTCCTCTAGATACTTTTATGCTGAAAATTTTGATTACCAGTGGCAAAACAATATTTCACCCAGACAATTGTCCAAGGAATTCGTTCGAGAATGGCTTATGAGTCATGGCTTTGAAGGGAAAGAAGGGCAAACTTTACCCAACATCCCTGAAGAATTCATCATGAACGTCTCGGCTCGCTATCAGGAACTCTATCAACAGCTTTTGGGTTTACCCTTTGAACCTTATGCAGATTCCTCCATTCATGCTATCGAGCAAGCCATTAGAAGCTACCTTTCTATTTAAAAATGAACGATGATATCATATTGCATGAACCCTTCCAACTTGTTTATCATATTGTTCAGTTTACAGATCTTCACGTTTTCTTGACCGGAAGTGCAGGAACTGGTAAGACATACTTCCTTCAACAACTAAGTCAGCATTTATACAAACGTTTTGTAATACTTGCTCC includes these proteins:
- a CDS encoding phosphoribosylaminoimidazolesuccinocarboxamide synthase, whose protein sequence is MKNIREISILMETNFQLANNQIFYRGKVRDIYKVEDWFIMVVTDRISAFDVVLPVGIPYKGQILNAISNHSLDAAQEVVPTWKVASPHPNVTIGKKAEPFKIEIIVRGYLTGSAWRFYKQGGRNLCGNILPEGMVENQPFPKPLITPTTKAETGHDENITPLEIIEQGLATKEEYEQLEAYSLELFKLGSKMARERGLILVDTKYEFGKTSDGIILIDEVHTPDSSRYFYAENFDYQWQNNISPRQLSKEFVREWLMSHGFEGKEGQTLPNIPEEFIMNVSARYQELYQQLLGLPFEPYADSSIHAIEQAIRSYLSI